The following are encoded together in the Chloroflexota bacterium genome:
- the ftsA gene encoding cell division protein FtsA: protein MGRNRTVVGLDVGTTKTCVVVGQEYRDTQLHVLGIGTAPSLGLKGGQVVDIVQTIKAIDEAVMRAEEVSQTRVRHVVAGIAGGHLQSHSQHAELRLGADDPTVRPRHMNSIVRTAAAISLPAEREIAAVIPKTFSVDHLTDVLDPRGLTGRCLQVEAHVVTGATNAMTNLERCVTGAGCEVRDRVLQPLASAASCLTEDQRREGAAVVDIGGGTTDVAIYVGDACWHIAVLPMGGALVTSDIARGLRLPLRVAEALKIQHGRADPYVDADESAVEVPGFDYGAPVAVRRRDLAQVIDARMEEIFTHVKDEIVRSGYYDVLTAGVALTGGGSLIPGLAAKASEILELPVALGRPQALWGLDEGMREPQFSTAIGLTLMGATPRPDHGWLDQRPVRRAGGVLTNFGSWLRGLVAPAAA from the coding sequence TTGGGACGCAATCGAACGGTCGTCGGGTTGGACGTAGGCACGACTAAGACCTGCGTGGTCGTTGGTCAGGAATATCGGGACACGCAGTTGCATGTCCTGGGCATCGGCACGGCGCCATCGCTCGGCCTCAAGGGCGGGCAGGTGGTGGACATCGTGCAGACGATCAAGGCGATCGACGAGGCGGTGATGCGCGCCGAGGAGGTCTCGCAGACGCGGGTGCGGCACGTGGTGGCCGGCATCGCCGGGGGGCACCTGCAGTCACACAGCCAGCACGCCGAGCTGCGGCTCGGCGCCGACGACCCGACGGTGCGGCCGCGTCATATGAACAGCATCGTGCGCACGGCGGCGGCCATCTCGCTGCCGGCCGAGCGCGAGATCGCCGCCGTGATTCCCAAGACCTTCAGCGTGGACCACCTGACCGACGTGCTGGACCCGCGCGGGCTCACCGGGCGCTGCCTGCAGGTCGAGGCCCACGTGGTGACGGGCGCCACCAACGCCATGACCAACCTGGAGCGCTGCGTGACGGGGGCCGGATGCGAGGTTCGCGACCGCGTCCTGCAGCCGCTGGCGTCGGCGGCGTCCTGTCTCACCGAGGACCAGCGGCGGGAAGGCGCCGCCGTGGTCGACATCGGCGGCGGCACGACCGACGTGGCGATCTACGTGGGCGACGCCTGCTGGCACATTGCCGTGCTGCCCATGGGCGGGGCGCTCGTCACATCCGACATCGCGCGGGGCCTGCGGCTGCCGCTGCGAGTGGCCGAGGCCCTCAAGATCCAGCATGGTCGGGCCGATCCCTACGTCGATGCCGACGAGTCGGCCGTCGAGGTCCCGGGCTTCGACTACGGCGCGCCGGTCGCGGTTCGCCGCCGCGACCTGGCCCAGGTCATCGACGCGCGCATGGAGGAAATCTTCACCCACGTGAAGGATGAAATCGTGCGCAGCGGGTATTACGACGTGCTCACGGCGGGCGTCGCCCTGACGGGCGGCGGGTCGCTGATTCCGGGTCTGGCGGCCAAGGCGTCCGAGATTCTGGAGCTGCCCGTGGCTCTGGGCCGGCCGCAGGCGCTCTGGGGCCTCGACGAGGGCATGCGCGAGCCGCAGTTCAGCACGGCCATCGGCCTGACGCTCATGGGGGCGACGCCGCGCCCGGATCACGGGTGGTTGGATCAGCGGCCCGTGCGGCGAGCCGGCGGGGTGCTCACCAACTTCGGTTCGTGGCTGCGCGGCCTGGTCGCACCAGCCGCAGCCTGA
- a CDS encoding zinc-binding dehydrogenase — MTSAAADIRVVTFDGPGTPPVLRRVPRPSIPPRGALIRIEACGVCGTDLHILQGHWPGALPWPITLGHELAGVVEEIGPQLRTDATGAPLREGDHVMLPPLNACGACEVCVESPERANKCLNPTYYGRKIPFERPPHLWGGWADMLFVDLDAFPATKLFRLPDDMPLMVGTLVEPYSSVTRAFNRVDALGLGAGTAGASVVIQGAGPIGLLATVAARQRGAAPVVTVGDPETPRLALARAFGADATVSLAATPDAASRIAAVREAVGGSGADIVIGCSGNPAAGPEGVEMLRDGGTFVEMGQFTDAGSFDTSWHRICTKEIQLLGSWAFAPDEVAQAMRDLHAIQSDHDWPRLHTNFDLSEEGVTAAIDAATQMTALKATVVPGMADDA; from the coding sequence ATGACCAGCGCCGCTGCCGACATTCGCGTAGTGACCTTTGACGGTCCCGGCACGCCCCCGGTGCTGCGGCGCGTTCCCCGTCCCTCGATCCCGCCGCGCGGCGCGCTGATTCGCATCGAGGCTTGCGGCGTCTGCGGCACCGATCTGCACATCCTGCAGGGGCACTGGCCGGGCGCGTTGCCCTGGCCGATCACACTGGGTCACGAGCTGGCCGGCGTCGTGGAAGAGATCGGACCGCAGCTCCGCACGGACGCCACTGGCGCGCCGCTCCGCGAAGGCGATCACGTCATGCTGCCGCCGCTCAACGCCTGCGGCGCGTGCGAGGTCTGCGTGGAATCGCCCGAGCGCGCCAACAAGTGCCTCAACCCGACCTACTACGGGCGCAAGATTCCCTTCGAGCGGCCGCCGCACCTCTGGGGTGGTTGGGCCGACATGCTGTTCGTGGATCTGGACGCCTTCCCCGCCACCAAGCTCTTTCGCCTGCCGGACGACATGCCGCTGATGGTGGGCACGCTGGTCGAGCCCTACAGCTCGGTGACGCGGGCCTTCAATCGGGTCGACGCGTTGGGTCTTGGGGCGGGTACCGCGGGCGCGTCGGTGGTGATCCAGGGCGCCGGGCCCATCGGCTTGCTCGCCACCGTGGCCGCGCGTCAGCGGGGGGCCGCGCCGGTGGTGACCGTCGGCGATCCGGAGACGCCGCGACTGGCCCTGGCGCGCGCGTTTGGCGCCGATGCCACCGTGTCGCTCGCGGCGACGCCCGACGCGGCGTCTCGCATCGCCGCCGTGCGCGAGGCCGTGGGCGGCAGCGGCGCGGACATTGTGATCGGGTGCTCGGGCAATCCCGCCGCCGGACCCGAGGGCGTGGAGATGCTGCGTGACGGCGGGACCTTCGTGGAGATGGGGCAGTTCACCGACGCCGGCAGCTTCGACACCAGCTGGCATCGCATCTGCACCAAGGAGATTCAACTGCTCGGCAGTTGGGCGTTCGCGCCGGACGAGGTCGCCCAGGCCATGCGCGATCTGCACGCCATTCAGTCCGACCATGACTGGCCGCGCCTGCACACCAACTTCGACCTGAGCGAGGAAGGCGTGACCGCCGCAATCGATGCGGCCACGCAGATGACCGCCCTCAAGGCGACCGTGGTGCCGG
- a CDS encoding cell division protein FtsQ/DivIB — protein sequence MTADPRPWHVHLLSLGIAGLATILLVWMLTSPVLKVRNITVHRAASSPPPVVSAEQIESLVGQFVGASVFRVDTAAIRDELLEIPGVADALVDVAVDGHLTVTIAYDAPVANWIVGGQSYLVDADGQILAARYRPDLELTIEDTGARETAPGEHVNLPALLAAHQLQSNLPLLRVFPNRIQYSAGNLTVIDHSGRELQFGGIERLEPKLVALQAVLERANRRGERVASVDLRPVDRPTYRTTNAPPLISTIGDSP from the coding sequence ATGACGGCCGACCCCCGCCCGTGGCACGTCCATCTGCTCTCGCTCGGCATCGCCGGCCTGGCCACCATCCTGCTGGTGTGGATGCTCACGTCGCCCGTGCTGAAGGTGCGCAACATCACGGTGCACCGTGCCGCGTCGTCGCCGCCCCCGGTGGTGAGCGCGGAGCAGATCGAGTCGTTGGTCGGCCAGTTCGTCGGGGCCAGCGTGTTTCGCGTCGACACCGCCGCCATCCGCGACGAGCTGCTCGAGATTCCGGGCGTGGCCGACGCGCTGGTCGACGTCGCCGTGGATGGCCATCTGACCGTGACCATCGCCTACGACGCGCCCGTGGCGAACTGGATTGTCGGCGGACAGAGCTACCTGGTTGATGCCGACGGCCAGATCTTGGCGGCGCGCTATCGGCCCGACCTCGAATTGACCATCGAGGACACCGGCGCGCGCGAGACCGCTCCGGGCGAGCACGTCAATCTCCCCGCCCTGCTCGCCGCCCACCAGTTGCAGAGCAACCTGCCGCTGCTGCGGGTGTTCCCCAACCGGATCCAATACTCGGCCGGCAACCTCACGGTCATCGACCATTCCGGTCGCGAGCTGCAGTTCGGCGGCATTGAGCGACTCGAGCCGAAGCTCGTGGCGCTGCAGGCCGTGCTCGAGCGAGCCAACCGCCGCGGTGAGCGCGTCGCGTCCGTGGATCTGCGCCCCGTGGACCGCCCGACCTATCGCACCACCAACGCCCCGCCGCTGATCAGCACGATCGGGGATTCCCCGTGA
- a CDS encoding YggS family pyridoxal phosphate-dependent enzyme, whose product MQGAPTVDEGLRLRIAAVRREIAAACAAAGRSPESVELVAVTKTVPVDVVRAALAAGLTTFGENRVQEADAKIPQVGGGTWHLIGHLQRNKARTAVQRFACIQSVDSPRLARRLDAVRDNRPVDVLAQVNLTGAPTQEGVAPKELEGLCEVIDRETGLILRGLMTIGPLRGDLAALRACFRELRETRDALRPKLPNQPLTELSMGMTDDFGAAIAEGSTMIRVGRAIFGSRPTAASAGPAPPSMDSPC is encoded by the coding sequence ATGCAGGGTGCGCCAACGGTCGATGAGGGACTTCGCCTGCGCATCGCGGCGGTGCGCCGGGAGATCGCGGCAGCCTGCGCCGCGGCCGGCCGTTCGCCCGAATCCGTCGAGCTGGTGGCGGTGACCAAGACCGTGCCCGTCGACGTGGTGCGCGCGGCGCTTGCCGCGGGTCTCACGACCTTCGGCGAGAATCGGGTCCAGGAGGCCGATGCGAAGATTCCCCAGGTGGGCGGCGGGACGTGGCACCTCATCGGGCACCTGCAGCGCAACAAGGCGCGGACGGCGGTCCAGCGCTTTGCCTGCATCCAGAGCGTCGACTCCCCACGACTGGCCCGCCGGCTGGACGCAGTGCGCGACAACCGCCCCGTGGACGTGCTGGCGCAGGTGAATCTCACCGGCGCGCCCACGCAAGAGGGCGTGGCGCCGAAAGAACTTGAAGGACTGTGCGAGGTGATCGACCGCGAGACCGGTCTCATCCTGCGCGGCCTGATGACCATCGGCCCGCTGCGGGGCGATCTGGCGGCCCTACGCGCCTGCTTTCGCGAGCTGCGTGAGACGCGCGACGCGCTGCGCCCGAAGCTCCCCAACCAGCCGCTGACGGAGCTGTCGATGGGCATGACCGACGACTTCGGCGCGGCGATCGCCGAGGGCTCGACGATGATTCGCGTGGGACGGGCTATCTTTGGCAGTCGCCCGACGGCCGCGAGCGCCGGGCCCGCGCCGCCATCGATGGACTCGCCATGCTGA
- the hisF gene encoding imidazole glycerol phosphate synthase subunit HisF — protein MLTRRIIPCLDVKNGRNVRGVKFSADVDAGDPVELAARYDREGADELVFYDITASAEGRDIMGDLVERVASEVFIPLTVGGGLRNADDMYAMLRRGAEKVSINSAAHRDPDLIRIGADRFGSQCIVLSIDAQLRSDRDSPWWEVVLDGGRSPTGLDAIEVAQRGVELGAGEIVMNSIDADGTRAGYDLDQLRAVCDAVPVPVVASGGAGSIEHIREALVEGRAHAALAASIFHFKMISIERVKRELVAAGLPMRMDPFA, from the coding sequence ATGCTGACCCGCCGCATCATTCCCTGTCTCGACGTCAAGAACGGCCGCAACGTGCGCGGCGTGAAATTCTCAGCCGACGTGGACGCCGGCGATCCCGTCGAGCTGGCCGCACGCTACGACCGGGAGGGCGCCGACGAGCTGGTCTTTTACGACATCACGGCATCCGCCGAGGGCCGCGACATCATGGGCGACCTGGTCGAGCGGGTGGCGTCGGAGGTCTTCATTCCGCTCACCGTGGGCGGCGGGCTGCGCAACGCCGACGACATGTACGCCATGCTGCGGCGGGGGGCGGAGAAGGTGTCCATCAACAGCGCCGCCCATCGCGACCCCGACTTGATTCGGATCGGCGCCGATCGGTTCGGGTCACAGTGCATCGTGCTTTCCATCGATGCGCAGCTTCGGAGCGACCGGGATTCGCCCTGGTGGGAGGTGGTGCTGGATGGCGGGCGCTCGCCCACCGGCCTGGACGCCATCGAGGTCGCCCAGCGCGGTGTCGAGCTTGGCGCGGGCGAGATCGTGATGAACAGCATCGACGCCGACGGCACGCGCGCCGGATATGACCTGGACCAGCTGCGCGCCGTCTGCGACGCCGTGCCGGTGCCGGTCGTCGCCTCGGGCGGGGCCGGGTCGATCGAGCACATCCGCGAGGCGCTGGTCGAGGGCCGCGCGCACGCTGCGCTGGCGGCGTCGATCTTTCACTTCAAGATGATCAGCATCGAGCGCGTCAAGCGCGAGCTCGTGGCCGCGGGGCTGCCAATGCGCATGGACCCGTTCGCGTAG
- the hisS gene encoding histidine--tRNA ligase, whose product MPSSGLQRPRGTSDRLPADAPAWDGVLGAFARECRLRNFQPISTPTFEATELFDKGTGATTDIVQKEMYTFDDRGGDSLTLRPEGTPSIVRAYQQHGMHVLPQPVKLYYVLPVFRYDRPQAGRLREHHQIGAEALGDPNPAVDAEVIDLLWSTLRALGISDLALHVNSLGDPESRPEYRAALVAFFTPYSDRMCADCQTRLTQNPLRLLDCKKPPCERVSADAPRSLDYLGDAAREHFDTLRSLLGALGIPCTLDHRLARGLDYYNRTVFEIVPPDGSAQSTVGGGGRYDFLAETLGGPHLPGVGFGSGIERILLNRRRVGLEEASPPTPDVYVAPLADAALTVVTTVAAGLRQAGIATEVGFSAASPRSHLRRANAVGARVALIVGNREVEAGRVSLKPLDGGDQVDVALDDVVSSTQAILAAPAAASDA is encoded by the coding sequence GTGCCTAGCTCCGGTCTCCAGCGACCGCGCGGCACGTCCGACCGCTTGCCGGCCGACGCGCCCGCGTGGGACGGCGTCCTGGGCGCATTCGCGCGCGAGTGCCGCCTGCGAAACTTCCAGCCGATCAGCACGCCGACGTTCGAGGCCACCGAGCTGTTCGACAAGGGCACCGGTGCGACCACGGACATCGTGCAGAAGGAGATGTACACCTTCGACGACCGCGGGGGCGACTCATTGACCCTGCGGCCCGAGGGCACGCCGTCCATCGTGCGCGCCTATCAGCAGCACGGCATGCACGTGTTGCCGCAGCCGGTGAAGCTCTACTACGTGCTGCCGGTGTTTCGGTATGACCGTCCGCAGGCCGGCCGCTTGCGCGAGCACCACCAGATCGGCGCCGAGGCATTGGGCGACCCCAACCCGGCGGTGGACGCCGAGGTGATCGATCTGCTCTGGAGCACGCTTCGCGCACTCGGGATCTCGGACCTCGCGCTGCACGTCAACTCGCTCGGGGACCCGGAGTCGCGGCCGGAATACCGCGCCGCCCTGGTGGCCTTCTTCACGCCGTACTCGGACAGGATGTGCGCCGATTGCCAGACGCGGCTGACGCAAAACCCGCTGCGGCTGCTCGATTGCAAGAAACCGCCGTGCGAGCGCGTCAGCGCCGATGCGCCGCGTTCGCTCGATTACCTCGGCGACGCCGCGCGCGAGCACTTCGATACGCTGCGAAGCCTGCTCGGGGCGCTGGGTATTCCCTGCACTCTGGACCACCGGCTGGCCCGCGGCCTGGACTATTACAACCGCACCGTGTTCGAGATCGTGCCGCCCGACGGCAGCGCGCAGAGCACCGTCGGCGGCGGCGGCCGCTACGACTTCCTGGCCGAGACGCTCGGCGGTCCGCATCTGCCGGGCGTCGGGTTCGGCAGTGGCATCGAGCGCATCCTGCTCAATCGCCGGCGCGTCGGGCTCGAGGAAGCGTCGCCTCCAACGCCCGATGTGTATGTGGCGCCCCTGGCCGATGCGGCGCTGACGGTCGTGACCACCGTGGCCGCAGGGTTGCGGCAGGCGGGCATCGCCACCGAGGTCGGATTTTCCGCCGCCAGCCCGCGGTCGCACCTGCGCCGCGCCAACGCCGTCGGCGCGCGGGTGGCGCTGATCGTCGGCAATCGCGAGGTCGAGGCCGGGCGCGTGTCCCTCAAGCCCCTCGACGGCGGCGACCAGGTGGACGTGGCGCTCGACGACGTCGTGTCGTCCACGCAGGCCATCCTCGCCGCTCCGGCAGCCGCGAGCGACGCATGA
- a CDS encoding dihydrodipicolinate synthase family protein encodes MGDIRGVIPILKTPFDLEDRVDEESLRREVDYCIDAGAHGLGIAFGSEMPKLSEAERTLVARVVIEQARGRVPVVMSTGHPATVLAVRASQEAEALGASAVMLIPPANGLAEAELHGYFRAVAASIRIPLVVQVMTGAHLSGDELAALARAVPQIQYAKVESAPPAESVAEAIAKAGDRVTIIGGASGGALIEELEIGSQGTMPHAALVGSFARIWDLWHAGNRDAARETWQREIVPLNAIGGAVYKEMLRREGVIAHSHFRAPAESRLAAEALRKLDRLCETLGIG; translated from the coding sequence ATGGGCGATATCCGCGGCGTCATTCCCATTCTCAAGACTCCGTTCGATCTCGAGGACCGGGTGGACGAGGAGAGCCTGCGCCGCGAGGTGGACTACTGCATTGACGCCGGCGCTCACGGGCTGGGGATCGCCTTCGGCAGCGAGATGCCCAAGCTGAGCGAGGCGGAGCGCACGCTGGTGGCGAGGGTCGTCATCGAGCAGGCGCGGGGTCGCGTACCGGTTGTTATGTCAACCGGGCATCCCGCCACCGTCCTTGCCGTGCGCGCAAGCCAGGAGGCGGAAGCGCTCGGCGCGTCGGCGGTGATGCTGATTCCGCCGGCCAACGGCCTGGCGGAAGCGGAGCTCCACGGCTATTTCAGGGCCGTGGCCGCATCCATTCGCATTCCCCTCGTCGTGCAGGTGATGACCGGCGCGCATCTCTCGGGCGACGAGCTGGCGGCGCTGGCGCGGGCGGTGCCGCAAATCCAATACGCCAAGGTCGAGAGCGCCCCGCCGGCGGAGTCCGTCGCCGAGGCCATCGCCAAGGCCGGCGACCGCGTCACGATCATCGGCGGCGCCAGTGGCGGCGCGCTCATCGAGGAGTTGGAAATCGGGTCGCAGGGCACCATGCCGCACGCCGCCCTGGTCGGCTCATTCGCGCGCATCTGGGACCTGTGGCACGCGGGCAATCGCGATGCCGCCCGCGAGACCTGGCAGCGGGAGATCGTGCCCCTCAACGCCATCGGCGGGGCGGTGTATAAGGAGATGCTGCGGCGCGAGGGCGTGATTGCGCACAGCCACTTCCGCGCGCCGGCGGAGAGCCGCTTGGCCGCCGAGGCGCTGCGCAAGCTCGATCGACTCTGTGAGACGCTTGGCATCGGCTGA
- the hisA gene encoding 1-(5-phosphoribosyl)-5-[(5-phosphoribosylamino)methylideneamino]imidazole-4-carboxamide isomerase, whose product MEVYPPIDIRGGRCVQLVQGDFDRETVFYDDPVEAARHWLEQGASWLHVVDLNGARVGVSTNAAVIEDIIEVAGDVPVQVAGGIRSQADVERVLGHGAARVVLGTAAVRDPEMLASAAAAHPGRIAVAVEGRQGMAVTDAWAKESTLPVSELAARAVEAGAAAIMYTDVVVEGMLKGPNVAGTRDLVEQVGQHLPVVASGGVASLDDIVRLRDAGASGVIIGSALYRGAFSLGEAIQAAAGEA is encoded by the coding sequence ATGGAGGTCTATCCCCCCATCGATATCCGCGGCGGTCGCTGCGTGCAGTTGGTGCAAGGCGACTTCGACCGGGAGACGGTGTTCTACGACGATCCGGTGGAAGCGGCCCGGCACTGGCTGGAGCAGGGCGCGTCGTGGTTGCACGTCGTCGATCTCAACGGGGCCCGCGTCGGGGTCAGCACGAACGCGGCGGTCATCGAGGACATCATCGAGGTCGCGGGTGATGTCCCGGTGCAGGTCGCGGGCGGCATCCGCTCGCAGGCCGATGTCGAGCGGGTGCTGGGGCATGGGGCCGCGCGCGTCGTATTGGGCACCGCCGCCGTGCGCGATCCCGAAATGCTGGCGAGCGCCGCCGCCGCCCATCCGGGCCGGATTGCCGTGGCGGTTGAGGGGCGCCAGGGCATGGCGGTCACCGACGCCTGGGCGAAGGAATCCACGCTGCCGGTCAGCGAGTTGGCGGCGCGGGCCGTGGAAGCCGGCGCCGCGGCCATCATGTACACGGACGTGGTGGTCGAGGGCATGCTCAAGGGACCAAACGTCGCAGGCACGCGCGACCTGGTCGAGCAGGTCGGGCAACACCTGCCGGTCGTCGCTTCGGGCGGCGTGGCGTCGCTCGACGATATCGTCCGGCTGCGCGACGCCGGGGCGTCAGGCGTCATCATCGGCAGCGCCCTGTACCGCGGGGCGTTCTCGCTTGGCGAGGCTATTCAGGCCGCCGCCGGTGAAGCCTGA
- a CDS encoding YggT family protein — MLIGLISFLEILVTILVFAIVGRALLSWFVQDPSHPLMRLLIDVTEPILAPIRNRLPSSWMIDLSPLIAIVVIQIVWRLIVALALP, encoded by the coding sequence ATGCTGATCGGCCTCATCAGCTTTCTCGAAATCCTGGTCACGATCCTGGTCTTCGCGATCGTGGGCCGGGCGCTGCTGTCCTGGTTCGTGCAAGACCCCAGCCACCCGCTGATGCGTCTGCTCATTGACGTCACCGAGCCGATTCTGGCGCCGATCCGCAATCGACTGCCCTCGTCCTGGATGATCGACCTGTCGCCGCTGATTGCGATCGTGGTCATCCAAATCGTGTGGCGGTTGATCGTGGCGCTCGCGCTGCCGTAG
- the hisH gene encoding imidazole glycerol phosphate synthase subunit HisH: MIAVVDYGAGNLHSVERALRHVGAEITVTHDPSEIADATGVVLPGVGAAADTMRGLERAGVIPAILDAIDGGVPYLGICMGLQVLYEASDEDGGTTCLGVVPGRVVRFPPSRHVPHMGWNQVRQQVESPLFAGIPQDANFYFVHSYFAPVDGAAHVAATTDYSVTFASALLRDNLFATQFHPEKSGAAGLRLYANFARLAGQRPRDEAGP; the protein is encoded by the coding sequence ATGATCGCGGTCGTCGACTACGGCGCCGGCAATCTGCACAGCGTGGAGCGCGCGCTGCGGCACGTCGGCGCCGAGATCACCGTGACCCACGATCCGTCCGAGATCGCCGACGCCACCGGCGTCGTCCTGCCCGGCGTCGGGGCCGCCGCCGATACCATGCGCGGCCTGGAACGCGCCGGCGTGATTCCCGCCATCCTGGACGCGATTGACGGCGGCGTGCCCTACCTGGGCATTTGCATGGGGCTCCAGGTGCTCTACGAGGCCAGCGACGAGGACGGCGGCACGACGTGCCTCGGCGTGGTACCGGGCCGCGTGGTGCGCTTCCCGCCCAGCCGGCACGTGCCGCACATGGGCTGGAACCAGGTCCGCCAGCAGGTTGAGTCGCCGCTGTTCGCGGGCATCCCGCAGGACGCCAACTTCTACTTCGTGCACTCGTACTTCGCGCCTGTTGACGGCGCGGCGCACGTGGCCGCGACGACCGACTACAGCGTGACCTTCGCCAGCGCGCTGCTGCGCGACAACCTCTTCGCCACGCAGTTTCACCCGGAAAAAAGCGGCGCCGCGGGTCTGCGGCTCTACGCCAACTTCGCGCGCCTGGCGGGACAGCGCCCGCGCGACGAGGCCGGTCCGTGA
- the ftsZ gene encoding cell division protein FtsZ: MNDDTGSTGRITRLTTPRREASQPPSEQSATIKVVGVGGGGSNAVDRMIDVDVSGVDFITVNTDAQALMRSQASVRVHIGEKATRGLGSGGNPALGHKAAEESAEDLRQALDGADMIFIAAGMGGGTGTGGAPVVAEIAQESDALTVGVVTRPFAFEGTARARVADEGIQDLAEGVDTLVVIPNDRLLNVADAKSTISEAFALADDVLRQAIQGVSDLITMPGLINLDFNDVRAVMTDAGTALMAMGEGQGETRATDAVTQALNSPLLDTSMDGARGVLLNFTGGSDMTLYEVNEAAEIVAKTADPNANIIFGTVVDEALEGRIHVTVIATGFQLERKEMRPAARTRVRTPASPRVRELDFSPGPDDQPEIEIPAFLRRRSAG; encoded by the coding sequence ATGAACGACGATACCGGCAGCACGGGCCGCATTACACGACTCACGACGCCGCGGCGCGAGGCGTCCCAGCCTCCCAGCGAGCAATCCGCCACCATCAAGGTAGTCGGCGTGGGCGGGGGCGGGAGCAATGCCGTCGACCGGATGATCGACGTGGACGTCAGCGGCGTGGATTTCATCACTGTCAACACGGACGCGCAGGCGCTGATGCGCTCGCAAGCCTCGGTGCGCGTGCACATTGGTGAAAAGGCCACCCGCGGGCTTGGGTCCGGCGGCAACCCGGCGCTGGGCCACAAGGCAGCCGAAGAATCCGCCGAGGATCTGCGCCAGGCGCTCGACGGGGCCGACATGATCTTCATCGCCGCCGGCATGGGCGGCGGCACGGGCACGGGCGGCGCTCCGGTCGTGGCCGAGATCGCGCAGGAAAGCGACGCGCTGACCGTGGGCGTCGTTACCCGTCCGTTCGCATTCGAAGGCACGGCGCGCGCGCGCGTGGCCGATGAAGGCATCCAAGATCTCGCGGAGGGCGTCGACACCCTGGTGGTGATCCCCAACGACCGACTACTCAACGTGGCCGACGCCAAATCGACGATCAGCGAGGCCTTCGCGCTGGCCGACGACGTACTGCGACAGGCGATCCAGGGCGTCTCGGACCTCATCACCATGCCTGGGCTGATCAACCTGGACTTCAACGACGTGCGGGCCGTCATGACCGATGCCGGCACCGCGCTCATGGCCATGGGCGAGGGCCAGGGCGAAACCCGCGCCACCGACGCCGTCACCCAGGCCCTCAACAGCCCGCTGCTCGATACCTCCATGGACGGCGCGCGTGGCGTGCTGCTGAACTTCACGGGCGGCTCGGACATGACGCTGTACGAGGTGAACGAGGCGGCGGAGATCGTGGCCAAGACGGCCGATCCGAACGCCAACATCATCTTCGGCACCGTGGTCGACGAGGCGCTCGAAGGTCGAATTCACGTCACGGTGATCGCGACGGGCTTCCAGCTCGAGCGCAAGGAAATGCGACCCGCCGCGCGGACGCGCGTGCGAACGCCGGCCTCGCCCCGGGTGCGCGAGCTGGACTTCTCGCCCGGTCCCGACGACCAGCCCGAGATCGAGATTCCGGCATTCCTGCGGCGCCGGTCCGCCGGGTAA